From Symphalangus syndactylus isolate Jambi chromosome 17, NHGRI_mSymSyn1-v2.1_pri, whole genome shotgun sequence, one genomic window encodes:
- the CLCN2 gene encoding chloride channel protein 2 isoform X3, whose protein sequence is MAAAAAEEGMEPRALQYEQTLMYGRYTQDLGAFAKEEAARIRLGGPEPWKGPPSPRAAPELLEYGRSHCARCRVCSVRCHKFLVSRVGEDWIFLVLLGLLMALVSWVMDYAIAACLQAQQWMSRGLNTSILLQYLAWVTYPVVLITFSAGFTQILAPQAVGSGIPEMKTILRGVVLKEYLTLKTFIAKVIGLTCALGSGMPLGKEGPFVHIASMCAALLSKFLSLFGGIYENESRNTEMLAAACAVGVGCCFAAPIGGVLFSIEVTSTFFAVRNYWRGFFAATFSAFIFRVLAVWNRDEETITALFKTRFRLDFPFDLQELPAFAVIGIASGFGGALFVYLNRKIVQVMRKQKTINRFLMRKRLLFPALVTLLISTLTFPPGFGQFMAGQLSQKETLVTLFDNRTWVRQGLVEELEPHSTSQAWNPPRANVFLTLVIFILMKFWMSALATTIPVPCGAFMPVFVIGAAFGRLVGESMAAWFPDGIHTDSSTYRIVPGGYAVVGAAALAGAVTHTVSTAVIVFELTGQIAHILPVMIAVILANAVAQSLQPSLYDSIIRIKKLPYLPELGWGRHQQYRVRVEDIMVRDVPHVALSCTFRDLRLALHRTKGRMLALVESPESMILLGSIERSQVVALLGAQLSPARRRQHMQERRATQTSPLSDQEGPPSPEASVCFQVNTEDSAFPAARGETHKPLKPALKRGPSVTRNLGESPTGSAESAGIALRSLFCGSPPPEAASEKLESCEKRKLKRVRISLASDADLEGEMSPEEILEWEEQQLDEPVNFSDCKIDPAPFQLVERTSLHKLRKAIEGSVTAQGVKVRPPLASFRDSATSSSDTETTEVHALWGPHSRHGLPREGSPSDSDDKCQ, encoded by the exons ATGGCGGCCGCGGCGGCGGAGGAAGGGATGGAACCACGGGCGCTGCAGTACGAGCAGACCCTG ATGTATGGCCGGTACACTCAGGACCTTGGGGCCTTTGCCAAAGAGGAAGCTGCTCGGATTCGCCTGGGAGGGCCTGAACCCTGGAAAGGTCCCCCTTCCCCTCGGGCTGCCCCAGAGCTCTTGGAATATGGACGGAGCCATTGCGCCCGATGCCGCG TCTGTTCTGTCCGCTGCCACAAGTTCCTAGTATCCAGGGTTGGTGAAGATTGGATCTTCCTGGTCCTGCTGGGGCTCCTCATGGCATTGGTCAGCTGGGTCATGGACTATGCCATTGCTGCCTGTCTGCAAG CCCAGCAGTGGATGTCCCGGGGCTTGAACACCAGCATCTTGCTCCAGTACCTGGCCTGGGTCACCTACCCTGTTGTCCTCATCACTTTCTCAGCCGGATTCACACAGATCCTGGCCCCTCAGGCTGTCG GCTCTGGCATCCCTGAGATGAAGACCATCTTGCGGGGAGTGGTGCTGAAAGAATACCTCACCCTCAAGACCTTTATAGCTAAGGTCATTGGGCTGACCTGCGCCCTGGGCAGCGGGATGCCGCTTGGCAAAGAG GGCCCTTTTGTGCATATCGCAAGCATGTGTGCCGCCCTTCTCAGCAAGTTCCTCTCCCTCTTTGGGGGTATCTATGAG AATGAATCCCGGAACACAGAGATGCTGGCTGCCGCCTGTGCTGTGGGGGTGGGCTGCTGCTTCGCAGCACCTATTGGAG GCGTCCTCTTCAGCATCGAGGTCACCTCCACCTTCTTTGCAGTACGGAACTACTGGCGGGGCTTCTTCGCTGCCACCTTCAGTGCCTTCATCTTCCGGGTCTTGGCAGTCTGGAACCGGGATGAAG AGACTATTACGGCCCTCTTCAAAACCCGATTCCGGCTCGACTTCCCCTTTGACCTGCAGGAGCTGCCAGCCTTTGCTGTCATTGG TATTGCTAGTGGCTTCGGTGGAGCCCTCTTTGTCTACCTGAACCGGAAGATTGTCCAGGTGATGCGGAAGCAGAAAACCATCAATCGCTTCCTCATGAGGAA ACGCCTGCTCTTCCCGGCTCTGGTGACCCTGCTCATCTCCACGCTGACCTTCCCCCCTGGCTTTGGACAGTTCATGGCTGGACAG CTCTCACAGAAAGAGACGCTGGTCACCCTATTTGACAATCGGACGTGGGTCCGCCAGGGCCTGGTGGAGGAGCTAGAACCACACAGCACCTCACAGGCCTGGAACCCACCACGTGCCAACGTCTTCCTCACCCTGGTCATCTTCATTCTCATGAAG TTCTGGATGTCTGCACTGGCCACCACCATCCCAGTTCCCTGTGGGGCCTTCATGCCTGTCTTTGTCATTG GAGCAGCATTTGGGCGTCTGGTGGGAGAAAGCATGGCCGCCTGGTTCCCAGATGGAATTCATACGGACAGCAGCACCTACCGGATTGTGCCTGGGGGCTATGCTGTGGTCG GGGCAGCTGCGTTGGCAGGAGCGGTGACACACACAGTGTCCACGGCTGTGATCGTGTTCGAGCTCACAGGCCAGATTGCCCACATCCTGCCTGTCATGATCGCCGTCATCCTGGCCAACGCTGTCGCCCAGAGTCTACAGCCCTCCCTCTATGACAGCATCATCCGAATCAAGAAACTGCCCTACCTGCCTGAACTCGGCTGGGGCCGCCACCA GCAGTACCGGGTGCGTGTGGAGGACATCATGGTGCGGGATGTTCCCCATGTGGCCCTCAGCTGCACCTTCCGGGACCTGCGGTTGGCACTGCACAGGACCAAGGGCCGAATGCTGGCCCTAGTGGAGTCCCCTG AGTCCATGATTCTGCTGGGCTCCATCGAGCGTTCACAGGTGGTGGCATTGCTGGgggcccagctgagcccagcccgcCGGCGGCAGCACATGCAGGAGCGCAGAGCCACCCAGACCTCTCCACTCTCTGATCAGGAGGGTCCCCCTAGCCCTGAGGCTTCTGTCTGCTTCCAG GTGAACACAGAAGACTCAGCCTTCCCGGCAGCCCGGGGGGAGACCCACAAGCCCCTAAAGCCTGCACTCAAGAGGGGGCCCAGTGTCACCAGGAACCTCGGAGAGAGTCCCACAG GGAGCGCAGAGTCGGCAGGCATTGCCCTCCGGAGCCTCTTCTGTGGCAGTCCACCCCCTGAGGCTGCTTCGGAG AAGTTGGAATCCTGTGAGAAGCGCAAGCTGAAGCGGGTCCGAATCTCCCTGGCA AGTGACGCCGACCTGGAAGGCGAGATGAGCCCTGAAGAG ATTCTGGAGTGGGAGGAGCAGCAACTAGATGAACCTGTCAACTTCAGTGACTGCAAAATTGATCCTGCTCCCTTCCAGCTGGTGGAGCGGACCTCTTTGCACAAG